TAAACAAGGAATGGCGGTAAACAATGTTCTCAGTAAGGTCTTGAAGCAAGATCGTATAACTCCTGAAGAAGGGCTCACACTTCTTCGTGAAACCGACCTGCTTGAATTAGGTGCCTTAGCAGATATAACTAGAAAGAGATTCCACGCCGATGGATATGTTACATTCGTAGCAGACACAAACCCTAATTATACAAATGTGTGTGACACAGAATGCCTTTTCTGCGCATTCTGGAGACCCCCGGGTGCCTCAGACGCCTATACCTTATCGATAGATGAGCTCATTACGCTCATGAAGACATCTTATCACAATGGAGCCACCACTGTACTTCTGCAAGGCGGTCATAACCCGGAATTAAAACTCGAATATTATGTTGAATTGACGAGGAGGGTAACCGAAGAGATTCCCGATCTTCATTTTCATGCATTTTCAGCGCCCGAAATTAGCGCGATAGCAAAATATTCAGAAATTACTACAAAAGAGGTATTGGAAAAACTATGGGGAGCAGGTCTCAGAACCATACCCGGAGGCGGGGCTGAGGTTTTAAGCAATAGAATTAGAAAAAGGATAAGTCCGTTGAAAATAAACGCTGATCAGTGGATAGAGGTAACCAAAGAGGCACATGTGATCGGTTTTAAGACCACTGCCACTATGATGTTTGGACATTTTGAAGAGGACGAAGATATCATCGAGCACCTTGAAAGAATAAGAGCCCTTCAGGATGAGACTTCTGGCTTTCTAGCATTTATTCCGTGGACATTTAAACCAAAAAACACATTTCTAGAACAAAAACTTCCCCATGAAATTAGTGGGGACAGATACTTACGTGTCCTTGCTTTATCCAGAATTTATCTCGACAATATTATCCACATTCAGGGCTCATGGTTTACTCAAGGCAAAAAGATGGGCTCGATTTCCGTTCATTACGGTGCAAACGATTTAGGGGGCACATTATACGATGAAAATGTTTTGGGCTGTGCTGAGAATAAACTTAGGTCGACTGTCGATGAACTTGCCCATATGATAAGTAGCGCCGGATTCAAACCCGCACAGAGAGATACATTCTATAGAATCATCAACTACTTTTAATCACTTTCTTTAAGCCATTAGGTTTTACTCATCAAATGATTGTACTTGTCCGCTCTTCTACATTTCTAGTTACTTTTATCGTTCTATTGTTAACATACTCCTGTGGGAGCCAACGAACATTCCAAAAAAAGCCTCCTTCACAAGCGCTAGGACAGTACGAGATCATTCAAATCCAGGATTTAAATACGACGTTACAATCTTATCCGCCTGACATACTATGGTCGATTCCCAATCAACTAGCCGAAAAATTAGAAGAAGAGAAGTTATTTATAGGGGTTAGCAGATCACCCGTAGATTTAAAAAAGGGCGTGCTAATTCTAGATGGCACGCTGAGGGATTTCACGCCAAAAGATTGGTATAAACAATTGGTTACAACAGGCAAAATAG
The DNA window shown above is from Thermodesulfobacteriota bacterium and carries:
- the mqnC gene encoding cyclic dehypoxanthinyl futalosine synthase, translated to MAVNNVLSKVLKQDRITPEEGLTLLRETDLLELGALADITRKRFHADGYVTFVADTNPNYTNVCDTECLFCAFWRPPGASDAYTLSIDELITLMKTSYHNGATTVLLQGGHNPELKLEYYVELTRRVTEEIPDLHFHAFSAPEISAIAKYSEITTKEVLEKLWGAGLRTIPGGGAEVLSNRIRKRISPLKINADQWIEVTKEAHVIGFKTTATMMFGHFEEDEDIIEHLERIRALQDETSGFLAFIPWTFKPKNTFLEQKLPHEISGDRYLRVLALSRIYLDNIIHIQGSWFTQGKKMGSISVHYGANDLGGTLYDENVLGCAENKLRSTVDELAHMISSAGFKPAQRDTFYRIINYF